Proteins from one Prevotella sp. E2-28 genomic window:
- a CDS encoding two-component regulator propeller domain-containing protein — translation MNALKKVLLLIMLMLPIGTSADYLFKTLDARSGLTSSQINCILKDSRGFIWLGTPAGLYRYDGYIFKHFQTDSQDGSSLPDSYIESIQETYEGTLLVKTASNYCIYHPRTESFERDMRQVFARLGIKDVPEIIYIDHHKNLWGYIAGRGAISYNMQQQLFYEFHESDDSYGIPAGNVCSIGECKDGVIFVYDDGRMVCLDITHQQNVVWRNYEIAKRGLRKTNSLRVFADQKDNIWLYGQGTLFLYQKKTDIWDTNIGDALELTGVNVDHAVYAMGGDRNGNIWLGTNRPYLIKMNVNTHAMENVPTMSLNSTRLVENNMGIRSIYVDDTDLLWIGTAKSGVAYMGQNIYKFEYNKLGDITAIVEDSTGRIWYGTSDKGIIDYEGQLASKKVSAMAYTKDGSLWVGSPQNGIARIKDGKSQIFSVANDSTQRYMIDDHINALASDKAGNLWIATDGGLQVFNPRVNQFSNYTKKNGKLRVNHITSLYYTTNNKMLIGTAEGLIVMNISTAEMRQYTGNSTNLSKFTNNYVTQVYEDSRGLIWVGTREGVNIWNPNTDKLDYLTEKNGLCNNNICGIAEDASHNVWLSTSNGVSRVVIQRNHEDDTYNYGLYNYTRNDGLQGEEFNIGSILVRRDGNVVMGGLNGINWIRPKTIDETVSLPRVMLTQFFIGEEEVLVGHTYNGNVPLTQALNESNRIYLKSDQNTFTIKFAAGNYNQSERLQFMYEMEGLDNNWHDGDALKHGVTFTDLSPGTYKLHVKAVSAEGAVSNQERVIEIVVGRPWFLQWWMVGIYALILIIVVYMWKRGMDRIRLLWRKKKAIIGELIQQREEIKSASDDLRQPMSRMTTIIMNLSERESTLEEREQLNALHSQMLQVITRVSDMQTVLENPEERAKKNVQKHFEINAKGEMSLPDLLSEELTSEIRPYQAELPTAKFRVVFIDNNLEFVKFIKSHLKFVYEFHTYNDIMKAAHDIESMVPDLVICKQDMPKMTGSELCNNIKMHPTLNRIKFVLMTDIKLSSKEMMSQNITMGADDYLAKPFNLQEAVMRFNKLLGVGPIEIKSDLIEGAETRELEGRNSSMTTATETMDLTNYNPTPNEVEEDELMKSLAVEVIKKHDTPESDQKFAFFEGEDEMLENYSMSDNMDQQLLNSIEQYVQQNMNRGAINLEDMAEAMGMSMKPFFQKVHEITGKTPAEVVRDLRLRHACILLQRTNINMSELASHVGFATGEHFINLFKERFGITPSEYRLKYRK, via the coding sequence ATGAATGCACTTAAGAAAGTTCTGCTACTCATCATGCTGATGCTGCCTATTGGCACTTCTGCAGACTATCTTTTCAAGACGCTGGATGCCCGAAGCGGACTGACCTCCAGTCAGATAAACTGCATATTAAAGGATTCACGCGGTTTCATCTGGTTGGGCACACCTGCCGGACTATACCGTTATGACGGCTATATATTCAAGCACTTCCAGACGGACTCGCAGGACGGCTCATCGCTGCCCGACAGCTACATCGAGTCTATTCAGGAAACATACGAAGGAACGCTGCTGGTTAAGACGGCATCAAACTACTGTATCTACCACCCACGCACAGAGAGCTTTGAGCGCGACATGCGTCAGGTGTTTGCCCGACTGGGTATCAAGGATGTGCCAGAGATTATCTACATAGACCATCACAAGAACTTATGGGGTTATATCGCTGGTCGTGGTGCCATCAGTTATAACATGCAGCAACAGCTGTTCTATGAGTTTCATGAGTCTGACGATTCTTACGGCATCCCTGCTGGTAACGTATGCTCTATCGGCGAATGTAAGGATGGTGTCATCTTTGTGTATGATGACGGACGCATGGTTTGTCTGGACATCACCCATCAGCAGAACGTGGTATGGAGAAACTACGAGATTGCGAAACGAGGTTTGAGAAAGACCAACTCCCTGCGTGTATTCGCTGACCAGAAAGATAACATCTGGCTCTACGGACAAGGCACGCTGTTCCTGTATCAGAAGAAGACTGACATTTGGGATACCAACATTGGCGATGCCCTGGAACTGACTGGCGTCAACGTGGACCATGCGGTCTATGCTATGGGTGGCGACCGCAACGGCAATATCTGGTTAGGCACAAACCGCCCCTACCTCATTAAGATGAATGTCAATACCCATGCTATGGAGAACGTGCCAACCATGAGTCTGAACTCCACACGCTTGGTAGAAAACAACATGGGTATTCGCAGTATCTATGTGGATGATACAGACCTGCTGTGGATAGGTACCGCAAAATCGGGCGTGGCCTATATGGGTCAGAACATCTATAAGTTTGAGTACAACAAGCTGGGCGACATCACGGCCATCGTAGAAGACAGTACAGGCAGAATATGGTATGGTACCAGCGACAAAGGTATCATTGACTATGAAGGTCAGCTGGCCAGCAAGAAGGTTTCCGCCATGGCATACACGAAAGACGGAAGTCTGTGGGTGGGTTCTCCTCAGAACGGTATTGCACGCATCAAGGATGGAAAGTCGCAAATCTTCTCTGTAGCCAATGACAGTACCCAGCGCTACATGATTGATGACCATATCAACGCCCTGGCTTCTGATAAGGCTGGTAACCTATGGATTGCTACCGACGGCGGTCTGCAGGTGTTTAACCCACGTGTGAACCAGTTCTCAAACTACACGAAGAAGAACGGAAAGCTGAGGGTGAACCATATCACTTCGCTCTACTATACAACCAATAACAAGATGCTGATAGGTACTGCCGAAGGACTCATCGTGATGAATATCTCTACCGCGGAGATGAGACAATATACAGGTAACTCCACGAACCTCTCGAAATTCACCAACAACTACGTGACGCAGGTTTACGAGGACTCACGCGGACTGATTTGGGTGGGCACGCGAGAAGGTGTGAACATCTGGAATCCTAATACTGACAAGCTGGATTATCTGACTGAGAAGAACGGCCTCTGTAATAATAATATATGTGGTATTGCTGAGGATGCCAGCCATAACGTATGGTTGTCAACAAGTAATGGCGTCAGCAGAGTAGTCATACAAAGGAATCATGAAGACGACACGTACAACTACGGTCTTTATAACTACACCCGTAACGACGGACTGCAGGGCGAAGAGTTTAACATCGGCTCTATCCTGGTACGTCGTGATGGAAATGTGGTGATGGGCGGACTGAACGGTATCAACTGGATACGCCCCAAGACGATAGACGAGACAGTCAGTCTGCCACGCGTAATGCTGACCCAATTCTTTATTGGTGAAGAGGAAGTGCTGGTAGGTCATACCTACAACGGCAACGTGCCCCTTACTCAGGCTCTCAACGAGAGTAACCGCATCTACCTGAAGAGCGACCAGAATACCTTTACCATCAAGTTTGCCGCAGGTAACTACAACCAAAGTGAGCGCCTGCAGTTCATGTATGAGATGGAGGGACTGGACAACAACTGGCACGACGGCGATGCCTTGAAACATGGCGTGACGTTTACTGACCTTTCGCCTGGCACCTATAAGCTCCACGTGAAAGCTGTGAGTGCAGAAGGTGCTGTGAGCAATCAGGAACGTGTCATCGAGATTGTGGTAGGACGCCCCTGGTTCCTGCAATGGTGGATGGTGGGTATCTATGCCCTCATACTGATTATCGTTGTCTATATGTGGAAACGCGGTATGGACAGGATACGCTTGCTGTGGAGAAAGAAGAAGGCCATCATCGGCGAACTCATACAGCAGCGTGAAGAGATAAAATCTGCAAGTGATGATCTGCGTCAGCCCATGTCACGCATGACAACCATCATCATGAATCTATCAGAAAGAGAAAGCACGCTGGAGGAGCGAGAGCAGCTCAACGCCCTTCACTCACAGATGCTGCAGGTCATCACCCGTGTGAGCGATATGCAGACGGTATTGGAGAATCCTGAAGAGAGAGCGAAGAAGAACGTACAGAAGCACTTCGAGATTAATGCTAAGGGTGAGATGAGCTTGCCCGACCTGCTAAGCGAAGAGCTTACCTCTGAGATACGCCCATATCAGGCAGAGCTGCCTACGGCGAAGTTCCGCGTGGTATTCATTGATAACAACTTGGAGTTCGTGAAGTTCATCAAATCGCACTTGAAGTTCGTTTATGAATTCCATACCTACAATGATATCATGAAGGCTGCTCATGACATTGAGTCGATGGTGCCCGACTTGGTCATCTGTAAACAGGATATGCCGAAGATGACGGGTAGCGAACTGTGTAATAACATCAAGATGCACCCCACACTCAATCGTATTAAGTTCGTGCTGATGACTGACATCAAGCTTTCATCGAAAGAGATGATGAGTCAGAATATCACCATGGGTGCTGATGACTATCTGGCAAAGCCATTCAACCTGCAAGAGGCTGTGATGCGCTTCAATAAGTTGCTGGGCGTAGGACCGATAGAAATCAAGTCAGACCTGATTGAGGGTGCTGAGACACGTGAGCTGGAAGGTCGCAACTCTAGTATGACCACGGCTACGGAGACCATGGATCTGACGAACTACAACCCCACTCCTAACGAAGTTGAGGAAGACGAGCTGATGAAATCGCTGGCTGTCGAGGTTATCAAGAAACACGATACACCTGAGTCTGACCAGAAGTTCGCGTTCTTCGAAGGTGAGGACGAGATGCTGGAAAATTACAGTATGTCTGACAATATGGATCAGCAACTGCTTAACAGCATCGAGCAATACGTGCAGCAGAACATGAATCGTGGCGCTATCAATCTGGAGGATATGGCAGAGGCTATGGGTATGAGCATGAAGCCTTTCTTCCAAAAGGTACACGAGATTACAGGCAAGACACCTGCTGAGGTGGTACGTGACTTGCGTCTGCGTCATGCATGTATCCTGCTGCAGCGCACCAATATCAACATGAGTGAATTGGCATCGCACGTAGGATTTGCCACTGGTGAACATTTCATTAACCTCTTTAAGGAGCGCTTTGGCATTACGCCATCAGAATATAGGCTAAAATACCGCAAATGA
- a CDS encoding phosphatidylserine/phosphatidylglycerophosphate/cardiolipin synthase family protein — protein sequence MKKIRHIMVSATLIALAFFTPNQLKAQENLTSDTLIYQQLMAYDVNFSNNNSVSLLMSGQEKFDDMFEAIRQAKHSVHLEYFNFRNDSIAMLLFEVLKAKRKEGVEIRAMFDAFGNDSNNQPLRKHHLEALRKEGIDIVEFDPIRFPWVNHIWPRDHRKIVVIDGCVAYTGGMNVADYYIKGTEQVGAWRDMHCRIEGGAVNDLQQIFCRIWKKATGEDLADSAQYFRGNEQAMMEGLKPDTTATAGHKLVGIINREPRTTNDVMRYFYVNAINDAQDSIHIINPYFTLIPCINKAIKNAIKRGIKVDIMLSAKSDIPLTPDCAFYNAHKLMKRGANIWLYQPGFHHSKIMMVDGRFCTVGSTNLDARSTRFDYEENAVIIDRCTTRELDDMFERDKKESVYLTPQTWKEFRTPWQRFRGWFAHLLRPFL from the coding sequence ATGAAGAAGATAAGACATATCATGGTAAGTGCTACTCTTATAGCACTTGCCTTTTTTACGCCCAACCAGTTAAAAGCACAAGAAAATCTCACTTCTGATACGCTTATCTATCAACAGTTGATGGCGTATGATGTCAACTTCTCCAATAATAACAGCGTGAGCCTACTCATGTCTGGACAGGAGAAATTCGATGATATGTTTGAAGCCATCAGGCAGGCCAAGCATAGCGTACACCTGGAGTACTTCAACTTCCGCAATGACTCTATCGCCATGCTGCTCTTTGAAGTTCTGAAAGCTAAACGAAAAGAAGGCGTAGAGATACGTGCCATGTTTGATGCCTTTGGTAACGACTCCAACAACCAGCCGCTGCGTAAGCATCACTTGGAGGCTTTACGCAAAGAAGGTATTGACATCGTAGAGTTCGACCCTATACGTTTCCCCTGGGTAAATCACATTTGGCCTCGCGACCATAGGAAGATTGTGGTTATTGACGGATGTGTGGCCTATACGGGTGGTATGAACGTGGCCGACTATTATATAAAAGGTACGGAGCAAGTTGGTGCATGGCGAGATATGCATTGCCGTATTGAGGGCGGAGCCGTGAATGACTTGCAACAGATTTTCTGCCGAATATGGAAGAAAGCTACTGGTGAGGACTTGGCTGACTCGGCCCAATATTTCAGAGGTAACGAACAGGCCATGATGGAAGGTCTCAAGCCTGACACCACGGCTACGGCAGGTCATAAACTGGTGGGCATCATCAATCGTGAGCCCCGTACTACGAATGACGTGATGCGTTATTTCTATGTCAACGCCATCAACGATGCTCAGGACTCCATCCATATCATCAATCCTTATTTCACGCTGATTCCCTGTATCAACAAGGCTATCAAGAATGCTATTAAGCGTGGCATCAAGGTAGATATTATGCTCTCTGCCAAGAGTGATATTCCCCTGACACCCGACTGTGCTTTCTATAATGCCCATAAACTCATGAAGCGTGGCGCCAACATCTGGCTCTATCAGCCTGGCTTCCATCACTCAAAGATTATGATGGTAGATGGACGTTTCTGTACTGTAGGCAGCACCAATCTGGATGCCCGCAGCACAAGATTTGACTACGAAGAAAACGCTGTTATCATAGACCGTTGCACAACACGTGAACTTGATGATATGTTTGAGCGTGACAAGAAGGAAAGCGTTTACCTAACCCCTCAGACGTGGAAGGAGTTTCGCACGCCTTGGCAGC